In a single window of the Luteibacter rhizovicinus DSM 16549 genome:
- a CDS encoding DUF748 domain-containing protein, with amino-acid sequence MHTRYRRSLWIIGAIVVVLVIARVALPYVVLNYLNGRLAKMGNYAGHIDDIDIHLWRGAYSIDHMTITKTDGKLPVPLFETARAEISLSYTAMVKGYVRGKIDFFDPVVNFVDGKGEGDTQTGKGVDWRTPLKALVPTRLEEVNVTNGTITFHNFVSSPKVDLKMTDVNGTATNLTNVQREGGSRVAHMHATAKVLGDAPLETTAEFDPLERLGDFHYELRIRNIKLVKANDLVRAYSGLDFAGGEGDFVMELQAKDRKLNGYAKPLFHDLQVFSWKQDVEQDHKGPVKLAYEALAEGVAKVFKNQSKDQFATRVPISGTIGEKNMSAGDAIIGILHNAFVEAYKPNLEHLTHRPEDK; translated from the coding sequence ATGCACACCCGCTACCGCCGCAGCCTGTGGATCATCGGCGCCATTGTCGTCGTGCTGGTCATCGCACGGGTCGCGCTTCCGTACGTGGTGCTCAACTACCTCAACGGCCGCCTCGCGAAGATGGGCAACTACGCGGGCCACATCGACGACATCGATATTCATCTGTGGCGTGGTGCGTACTCGATCGATCACATGACCATCACCAAGACCGACGGCAAGCTTCCGGTGCCGCTGTTCGAGACGGCGCGTGCGGAGATCTCCCTGAGCTACACCGCGATGGTCAAGGGTTACGTGCGCGGCAAGATCGACTTCTTCGATCCGGTGGTGAACTTCGTCGACGGCAAAGGCGAGGGCGATACGCAGACGGGTAAGGGCGTCGACTGGCGCACGCCGCTGAAGGCACTCGTGCCGACGCGCCTGGAAGAGGTCAATGTCACCAACGGCACCATCACGTTCCACAACTTCGTGTCGAGTCCGAAGGTCGACCTCAAGATGACCGACGTCAACGGCACGGCCACCAACCTGACCAACGTGCAGCGCGAAGGCGGCTCCCGCGTCGCCCACATGCATGCGACGGCGAAGGTGCTCGGTGACGCACCCCTGGAGACCACGGCGGAATTCGATCCGCTCGAGCGCCTCGGTGACTTCCACTACGAGTTGCGCATCCGCAACATCAAGCTGGTGAAGGCGAACGATCTCGTCCGGGCGTATTCGGGACTGGACTTCGCCGGCGGCGAGGGCGACTTCGTCATGGAACTCCAGGCGAAGGACCGCAAGCTCAACGGATACGCGAAGCCGCTCTTCCACGACCTGCAGGTCTTCAGCTGGAAGCAGGACGTGGAGCAGGATCACAAGGGGCCGGTCAAGCTGGCCTACGAGGCGCTCGCCGAAGGCGTGGCCAAGGTCTTCAAGAACCAGTCGAAGGACCAGTTCGCGACGCGCGTGCCCATATCCGGCACCATTGGCGAGAAGAACATGTCCGCCGGCGACGCCATCATCGGCATCCTGCACAACGCCTTCGTCGAAGCCTATAAGCCCAACCTCGAACACCTGACCCATCGGCCCGAGGACAAGTAG
- a CDS encoding F0F1 ATP synthase subunit epsilon, producing MTHTIRVDIVSAEAEIYSGEATLVVATGELGELGIAPRHAPLITRLKPGHVDVVGANGERQQFYVSGGILEVQPQVVTILADTAARAADLDEAAALKAKGEAEAALANRGETLDVAEAQAKLAEALAQLQALERMRKTLKH from the coding sequence ATGACCCACACCATTCGCGTCGACATCGTCAGCGCCGAAGCCGAGATCTACTCCGGCGAAGCCACGCTCGTGGTCGCCACCGGTGAACTCGGCGAGCTGGGTATCGCGCCGCGCCACGCGCCGCTGATCACCCGTCTCAAGCCCGGCCACGTGGACGTGGTCGGTGCCAACGGCGAGCGCCAGCAGTTCTACGTCTCCGGCGGCATCCTCGAGGTGCAGCCGCAGGTCGTGACGATCCTCGCCGATACGGCCGCCCGCGCGGCCGACCTCGACGAGGCCGCCGCCCTGAAGGCGAAGGGCGAGGCAGAAGCCGCCCTGGCCAACCGTGGCGAGACGCTGGACGTCGCCGAAGCCCAGGCCAAGCTGGCCGAGGCCCTGGCGCAGCTCCAGGCCCTCGAGCGCATGCGCAAGACCCTGAAGCACTAA
- the atpD gene encoding F0F1 ATP synthase subunit beta yields MSQGKVVQIIGAVVDVEFARDQVPEIYDALKVDGTEITLEVQQQLGDGIVRCIALGSTDGLRRNLIARNTGEGIKVPVGKATLGRIMDVLGRPIDEAGPIGENEQWVIHREAPAYDEQAAGNELLETGIKVIDLMCPFAKGGKVGLFGGAGVGKTVNMMELINNIAKAHSGLSVFAGVGERTREGNDFYHEMKDSNVLDKVAMVYGQMNEPPGNRLRVALTGLTMAEYFRDEKDETGKGKDVLLFVDNIYRYTLAGTEVSALLGRMPSAVGYQPTLAEEMGVLQERITSTKTGSITSIQAVYVPADDLTDPSPATTFAHLDATVTLSRDIASLGIYPAVDPLASSSRQLDAAVIGQEHYDIARRVQGTLQRYKELKDIIAILGMDELSPEDKASVSRARKIERFFSQPFHVAEVFTGSPGKYVALKDTIRGFKMILDGELDYLPEQAFYMVGGIDEAIKKGEDMGAKKAA; encoded by the coding sequence ATGAGCCAGGGCAAAGTTGTTCAGATCATCGGCGCGGTCGTCGACGTCGAATTCGCGCGCGACCAGGTGCCGGAGATTTACGACGCACTGAAGGTCGACGGCACCGAGATCACCCTCGAAGTGCAGCAGCAGCTCGGTGACGGCATCGTGCGCTGCATCGCGCTCGGTTCGACCGACGGCCTGCGCCGCAACCTGATCGCCCGCAACACCGGCGAAGGCATCAAGGTGCCGGTCGGCAAGGCCACCCTCGGTCGCATCATGGACGTGCTCGGTCGCCCGATCGACGAAGCCGGCCCGATCGGCGAGAACGAGCAGTGGGTCATCCACCGCGAAGCCCCGGCCTACGACGAGCAGGCTGCCGGCAACGAACTGCTGGAAACCGGCATCAAGGTCATCGACCTGATGTGCCCGTTCGCCAAGGGCGGCAAGGTCGGCCTGTTCGGCGGCGCCGGCGTCGGCAAGACGGTCAACATGATGGAGCTCATCAACAACATCGCCAAGGCGCACTCGGGTCTGTCCGTGTTCGCCGGCGTGGGTGAGCGTACGCGTGAAGGCAACGACTTCTATCACGAGATGAAGGACTCCAACGTCCTCGACAAGGTCGCGATGGTTTACGGCCAGATGAACGAGCCGCCGGGCAACCGTCTGCGCGTCGCGCTGACCGGCCTGACCATGGCCGAGTACTTCCGTGACGAGAAGGACGAGACCGGCAAGGGTAAGGACGTCCTGCTCTTCGTCGACAACATCTACCGTTACACGCTGGCCGGTACCGAAGTGTCGGCACTGCTCGGCCGTATGCCGTCGGCCGTGGGCTACCAGCCGACGCTCGCCGAGGAAATGGGCGTCCTGCAGGAGCGCATCACCTCGACCAAGACCGGCTCGATCACCTCGATCCAGGCCGTCTACGTTCCCGCGGATGACCTTACCGATCCGTCGCCGGCGACGACCTTCGCGCATCTCGATGCCACGGTCACGCTGAGCCGCGATATCGCCTCGCTGGGTATCTACCCGGCCGTCGATCCGCTGGCTTCCAGCAGCCGTCAGCTCGACGCCGCGGTGATCGGCCAGGAGCACTACGACATCGCACGTCGCGTGCAGGGCACCCTGCAGCGCTACAAGGAACTGAAGGACATCATCGCGATTCTCGGCATGGACGAGCTGTCGCCGGAAGACAAGGCCTCGGTGTCGCGCGCCCGCAAGATCGAGCGCTTCTTCTCGCAGCCGTTCCACGTGGCCGAAGTCTTCACCGGCTCGCCGGGCAAGTACGTCGCGCTGAAGGACACGATCCGCGGCTTCAAGATGATCCTCGACGGCGAGCTCGACTATCTGCCGGAGCAGGCCTTCTACATGGTCGGCGGTATCGACGAAGCCATCAAGAAGGGCGAGGACATGGGTGCGAAGAAGGCCGCGTAA
- the atpG gene encoding F0F1 ATP synthase subunit gamma → MASGREIKTKIKSTQNMRKVTRALEMVSASKIRKAQDLMKASRPYARLMRKVIAHVAQASTDFVHPFLTERENVARVGFIVVSTDRGLAGGLNSNLFRRTLTSIREWQGKGAEIDVVAVGQKAVSFFRRIKGVNLIGTATHLGEKPKLEDLIGVIKVVLDAYSDNKLDRVFLVYNDFVNTIVQKPTIEALLPVSLVAQELENAEGKASEGVKVEQTHDWDYIYEPDARTVLEHLMTRYIESVVYQAALENLASEHAARMVAMKAASDNANKVIGELTLVYNKARQAAITQEISEIVGGAAAV, encoded by the coding sequence ATGGCAAGCGGCCGCGAAATCAAAACCAAGATCAAGAGCACGCAGAACATGCGCAAGGTGACGCGTGCGCTCGAAATGGTCTCGGCATCGAAGATCCGCAAGGCGCAGGACCTGATGAAGGCGTCGCGTCCCTATGCGCGCCTCATGCGCAAGGTGATCGCTCACGTTGCCCAGGCCAGCACGGACTTCGTGCACCCGTTCCTCACCGAGCGCGAGAACGTCGCTCGCGTCGGTTTCATCGTGGTGTCGACGGATCGCGGCCTTGCCGGCGGCCTCAACTCCAACCTGTTCCGTCGCACGCTCACGTCGATTCGCGAGTGGCAGGGCAAGGGCGCCGAGATCGATGTGGTTGCCGTCGGCCAGAAGGCCGTCAGCTTCTTCCGTCGCATCAAGGGCGTGAACCTGATCGGTACGGCGACGCACCTGGGTGAGAAGCCGAAGCTCGAAGACCTCATCGGCGTGATCAAGGTCGTCCTCGACGCGTACTCCGATAACAAGCTCGACCGCGTGTTCCTGGTCTACAACGACTTCGTGAACACCATCGTGCAGAAGCCGACCATCGAGGCGCTGCTGCCGGTGTCGCTGGTCGCGCAGGAACTCGAGAACGCCGAAGGCAAGGCCTCCGAGGGCGTGAAGGTCGAGCAGACCCACGACTGGGATTACATCTACGAACCCGACGCGCGCACGGTGCTCGAGCACCTGATGACGCGCTACATCGAGTCCGTGGTGTACCAGGCCGCGCTGGAGAACCTGGCCAGCGAACACGCTGCGCGCATGGTCGCCATGAAGGCCGCATCGGACAACGCGAACAAGGTCATCGGCGAGTTGACGCTGGTCTACAACAAGGCACGTCAGGCGGCGATTACCCAGGAAATCTCGGAAATCGTCGGCGGCGCCGCCGCGGTCTGA
- the atpA gene encoding F0F1 ATP synthase subunit alpha yields the protein MSSTTLNPSEISELIKTRIEQFKLGAEARNEGTIISVSDGIVRIHGLADVMQGEMIELPNNTFALALNLERDSVGAVVLGEYQHLREGDAAKTTGRILEVPVGPGLLGRVVDALGNPIDGKGPIDAVGTSPVEKVAPGVIWRQSVDQPMQTGYKSIDSMIPIGRGQRELIIGDRQTGKTAVAIDAIINQKHSGIKCIYVAIGQKRSSIANVVRKLEENGALANTIVVVASASEAAALQYVAPYSGCAMGEYFRDIGEDALIVYDDLSKQAVAYRQISLLLKRPPGREAYPGDVFYLHSRLLERASRVSAEYVEKMTDGKVTGKTGSLTALPIIETQAGDVSAFVPTNVISITDGQIFLETDLFNAGIRPPVNAGISVSRVGGAAQTKIIKKLSGGVKLALAQYRELAAFAQFASDLDAATRAQLDRGQRVTELMKQPQYSPLSIAELGVSVFAAEKGYLDDLPINKVLPFEKGLHAFFRQNHADLMTKIDATGDWDKDIEATFKSATDEFKKTGSW from the coding sequence ATGTCCAGCACCACACTGAATCCGTCCGAGATCAGCGAGCTGATCAAGACCCGCATCGAGCAGTTCAAGCTCGGCGCCGAGGCACGCAACGAAGGCACGATCATCAGCGTGTCCGACGGCATCGTGCGCATCCACGGCCTGGCCGATGTGATGCAGGGCGAAATGATCGAACTGCCGAACAACACGTTCGCCCTCGCGCTGAACCTCGAGCGCGACTCGGTCGGCGCCGTGGTTCTCGGTGAGTACCAGCACCTGCGCGAAGGCGATGCCGCCAAGACGACCGGCCGCATCCTCGAAGTGCCGGTCGGCCCGGGCCTGCTCGGTCGCGTCGTCGACGCGCTGGGTAACCCGATCGATGGCAAGGGCCCGATCGACGCCGTGGGCACCAGCCCGGTCGAGAAGGTCGCGCCGGGCGTCATCTGGCGCCAGTCGGTCGACCAGCCGATGCAGACGGGCTACAAGTCCATCGACTCGATGATCCCGATCGGCCGTGGCCAGCGCGAGCTGATCATCGGTGACCGCCAGACGGGCAAGACCGCCGTCGCGATCGACGCGATCATCAACCAGAAGCACTCGGGCATTAAGTGCATCTACGTCGCCATCGGCCAGAAGCGCAGCTCGATCGCCAACGTCGTGCGCAAGCTCGAAGAGAACGGCGCGCTGGCCAACACCATCGTCGTGGTCGCTTCGGCGTCCGAAGCCGCTGCCCTGCAGTACGTCGCGCCGTACTCCGGCTGCGCCATGGGCGAGTACTTCCGTGACATCGGCGAAGACGCGCTCATCGTGTACGACGATCTCTCCAAGCAGGCCGTCGCCTACCGCCAGATCTCGCTGCTGCTCAAGCGTCCGCCGGGCCGCGAAGCCTATCCGGGCGACGTCTTCTATCTCCACTCGCGTCTGCTCGAGCGCGCCTCGCGCGTCAGCGCCGAATACGTCGAGAAGATGACCGACGGCAAGGTGACCGGCAAGACGGGTTCGCTCACCGCCCTGCCGATCATCGAGACCCAGGCCGGCGACGTTTCCGCGTTCGTCCCGACCAACGTGATCTCGATCACCGACGGCCAGATCTTCCTCGAGACCGATCTGTTCAACGCCGGTATCCGTCCGCCCGTCAACGCCGGTATCTCGGTGTCGCGCGTCGGTGGTGCCGCCCAGACCAAGATCATCAAGAAGCTCTCCGGCGGCGTGAAGCTCGCCCTCGCGCAGTACCGCGAGCTGGCAGCCTTCGCCCAGTTCGCTTCGGACCTGGATGCCGCCACGCGCGCGCAGCTGGACCGCGGCCAGCGCGTGACGGAACTGATGAAGCAGCCGCAGTACTCGCCGTTGTCGATCGCCGAGTTGGGCGTGTCGGTGTTCGCCGCTGAGAAGGGCTACCTCGACGACCTGCCGATCAACAAGGTGCTGCCGTTCGAGAAGGGCCTGCATGCCTTCTTCCGCCAGAACCACGCCGATCTGATGACCAAGATCGACGCGACCGGTGACTGGGACAAGGACATCGAGGCGACCTTCAAGTCGGCCACCGACGAGTTCAAGAAGACCGGTAGCTGGTAA
- a CDS encoding F0F1 ATP synthase subunit delta: MAQALTLARPYARAAFEVAHASGSLADWSRALNFAAVVAADSRVAGLTNDPRVLPAQLVALHLPQGMATDTPFASFLAELADNGRLVLLPEIAALYDDYKRESEQTLKVKVTSALDLDTAQADLLRASLKRRFKREIELDTHVDASLLGGVVIDTGEQVIDGSARGRLQRLASALTH, from the coding sequence ATGGCCCAGGCGCTCACCCTCGCTCGTCCCTACGCACGCGCCGCTTTCGAAGTGGCGCATGCGTCGGGTTCGCTCGCCGACTGGTCCCGTGCGCTGAACTTCGCGGCCGTGGTCGCGGCGGATTCGCGTGTTGCCGGCCTGACCAACGATCCGCGTGTGCTGCCGGCCCAGCTGGTCGCACTGCATCTGCCGCAGGGCATGGCCACCGATACGCCGTTCGCGAGCTTCCTCGCGGAGCTGGCCGACAACGGTCGCCTGGTCCTTCTGCCGGAAATCGCGGCGCTCTACGACGACTACAAGCGTGAGTCGGAGCAGACGCTCAAGGTCAAGGTCACGAGCGCACTGGATCTCGATACGGCACAGGCGGACCTGCTGCGCGCCTCGCTGAAGCGCCGCTTCAAGCGCGAGATCGAACTGGATACGCATGTCGATGCGTCCTTGCTTGGCGGTGTCGTGATCGACACCGGCGAGCAGGTCATCGACGGTTCCGCGCGCGGCCGCCTCCAGCGGCTCGCCAGCGCGCTGACGCACTGA
- a CDS encoding F0F1 ATP synthase subunit B encodes MEINMTFLGQMISFAILVWFTTKFIWPQLNGAIEERQKKVAEGLAAAERARAELKDADAKVAVEIKQARLQATEIIDKAQQQANQLLEKARAEATGEINRLKAQAQDEIASMAQRAREQLREQVGALAVRGAEKIVQREIDPAAHKALLDQLAAEI; translated from the coding sequence ATGGAAATTAACATGACCTTCCTGGGCCAGATGATCTCTTTTGCGATCCTGGTCTGGTTCACCACCAAGTTCATCTGGCCCCAGCTCAACGGTGCCATTGAAGAACGCCAGAAGAAGGTGGCCGAAGGGCTCGCCGCGGCCGAGCGTGCTCGTGCCGAGCTGAAGGATGCCGACGCCAAGGTCGCTGTCGAGATCAAGCAGGCTCGCCTCCAGGCGACCGAGATCATCGACAAGGCCCAGCAGCAGGCCAACCAGCTCCTCGAGAAAGCCCGCGCCGAAGCCACCGGTGAGATCAACCGTCTGAAGGCCCAGGCCCAGGACGAGATCGCCTCGATGGCCCAGCGTGCCCGTGAACAGCTTCGCGAACAGGTCGGTGCCCTCGCCGTGCGTGGCGCGGAGAAGATCGTGCAGCGTGAAATCGATCCGGCGGCCCACAAGGCGCTGCTCGACCAACTCGCCGCCGAGATCTGA
- the atpE gene encoding F0F1 ATP synthase subunit C: protein MELTALFAHVQGMTAIAIGVIIGLGALGACLGIAIMGSKFLESAARQPELVPLLQGRMFLLAGLIDAAFIIGLAIALLLAFSNPLIGVLRTAAGG from the coding sequence ATGGAACTCACCGCACTCTTCGCACACGTGCAGGGCATGACCGCCATCGCCATCGGCGTCATCATCGGCCTCGGCGCGCTCGGTGCGTGTCTCGGTATCGCCATCATGGGCTCGAAGTTCCTCGAGTCGGCCGCCCGCCAGCCGGAACTGGTTCCGCTGCTCCAGGGTCGTATGTTCCTGCTCGCCGGCCTGATCGACGCGGCGTTCATCATCGGCCTGGCGATCGCCCTGCTGCTCGCCTTCTCGAACCCGCTGATCGGCGTTCTGCGCACCGCCGCCGGCGGCTAA
- the atpB gene encoding F0F1 ATP synthase subunit A yields the protein MASEPQGGLTEYIQHHLNHMTVNFSTDHGTFWNLRVDSLAVSFVLGAAFCLWFWLFARKATSGVPSKGQALVELAIEFVDTQVKDTFHGDRRTVTPLALSIFMWVFFMNAMDLLPVDLAGWLVHTFAGAETAHHTYFRMVPTADINTTIGLSLAVILIVIGHGIKAKGGFGYGKEMLTAPFHAESMPAKIILLIPNLLLNVVETLSKPVSLAMRLFGNMYGGELVFMLIAGLMVSWIGFVPGVVFNTAWAIFHILIIALQAFIFMMLTIVYIATAREHH from the coding sequence ATGGCGAGCGAACCGCAAGGCGGTCTGACCGAATACATCCAGCACCACCTGAACCACATGACGGTGAATTTCAGCACCGATCATGGGACGTTCTGGAACCTGCGCGTCGACTCCCTCGCGGTGTCGTTCGTGCTGGGTGCTGCGTTCTGCCTGTGGTTCTGGCTGTTCGCCCGCAAGGCGACCTCGGGCGTTCCGTCCAAGGGTCAGGCACTGGTCGAACTGGCGATCGAATTCGTCGACACCCAGGTGAAGGACACCTTCCACGGCGACCGTCGCACGGTCACGCCGCTGGCGCTGTCCATCTTCATGTGGGTGTTCTTCATGAACGCGATGGACCTGCTCCCGGTCGATCTCGCCGGCTGGCTGGTGCATACGTTCGCCGGTGCGGAGACTGCGCACCACACGTACTTCCGCATGGTGCCGACCGCCGACATCAACACCACGATCGGTCTGTCGCTGGCGGTGATCCTCATCGTGATCGGCCACGGCATCAAGGCAAAGGGTGGCTTCGGCTACGGCAAGGAAATGCTGACGGCGCCGTTCCATGCCGAAAGCATGCCGGCCAAGATCATCCTGCTGATTCCCAACCTGCTTCTCAACGTCGTCGAAACACTGTCGAAACCCGTGTCGCTCGCGATGCGACTGTTCGGCAACATGTACGGTGGCGAATTGGTGTTCATGCTGATCGCCGGCCTGATGGTGAGCTGGATCGGCTTCGTGCCTGGCGTCGTGTTCAACACGGCCTGGGCGATCTTCCACATCCTGATCATCGCCCTCCAGGCGTTCATCTTCATGATGCTGACGATCGTCTACATCGCCACGGCGCGTGAACACCACTAA
- a CDS encoding ATP synthase subunit I: MLNSLAAGRHLAMRVVIAQLVVAVFAGLAFLLQGRPAGLAAFAGALIVAIATALLAARAFSALGGAGATFVRFLVGMILRWIVLIGGLALILVQWKLPPLPALAGLVAAFAVNVFAFRFKG, from the coding sequence TTGCTCAACAGTCTTGCAGCCGGTCGTCATCTCGCCATGCGCGTCGTTATCGCGCAGCTGGTGGTGGCCGTTTTCGCCGGACTGGCATTTCTCCTGCAGGGGCGTCCGGCCGGTCTGGCTGCCTTCGCGGGTGCCCTGATCGTCGCTATCGCCACCGCGCTGCTCGCTGCGCGGGCGTTCAGTGCGCTGGGAGGTGCGGGAGCAACGTTCGTTCGCTTTCTCGTGGGCATGATCCTTCGCTGGATCGTCCTCATCGGCGGACTGGCTCTCATTCTGGTTCAGTGGAAGCTGCCACCCTTGCCCGCACTCGCGGGCCTGGTAGCAGCCTTCGCGGTCAATGTATTTGCATTCAGATTCAAGGGTTAA
- a CDS encoding phasin family protein, which yields MSHASGYADFARFVEQATAAQALAWRGMERVADLHLQALEGHARAASGLMADAMSATDEASVRVLMARGGDLQREGVQRAASAAGDMFDVAVETATSLGALAGQPARA from the coding sequence ATGTCACACGCAAGCGGTTATGCCGATTTCGCCCGTTTCGTCGAACAGGCTACCGCCGCGCAGGCGCTGGCCTGGCGCGGCATGGAGCGTGTCGCCGATCTGCACCTCCAGGCACTCGAGGGCCATGCTCGCGCTGCGAGCGGCCTGATGGCGGACGCCATGTCGGCTACGGATGAGGCCTCGGTGCGCGTGCTGATGGCGCGTGGCGGGGATCTGCAGCGTGAAGGCGTGCAACGCGCAGCCTCCGCCGCCGGCGACATGTTCGATGTGGCCGTAGAGACGGCAACGTCTCTCGGCGCACTGGCAGGTCAGCCCGCCCGGGCCTGA
- the queD gene encoding 6-carboxytetrahydropterin synthase QueD encodes MRIFKTFHIEAAHRLPNVPEGHKCSRLHGHSFRVELHVEGPIDPVFGWVMDFGDLKARFQPLYDRLDHHYLNDIDGLDNPTSENLARWIFERLRVDVPGLARVVVHETCTSGAEFSADMV; translated from the coding sequence ATGCGCATCTTCAAGACGTTCCATATCGAGGCGGCCCATCGGCTGCCGAATGTGCCCGAAGGGCATAAATGCTCGCGTCTGCACGGGCATTCGTTCCGCGTGGAGTTGCACGTAGAGGGTCCCATCGATCCCGTGTTCGGCTGGGTCATGGACTTTGGCGACCTCAAGGCGCGCTTCCAGCCGCTCTACGATCGCCTCGATCACCATTACCTCAACGACATCGACGGCCTGGACAATCCCACCAGCGAAAACCTGGCGCGCTGGATCTTCGAGCGCCTTCGTGTCGACGTGCCTGGCCTGGCCCGGGTCGTCGTCCATGAAACCTGCACCTCGGGTGCCGAGTTCTCCGCCGACATGGTCTAA
- a CDS encoding LuxR family transcriptional regulator — MGLGRGLPDSAPLCGLAEEVLAALPWPCAVWQRDSGRVVMINGAFLSEFGIGRGRAGPTWIDNHLEPVGDTGDVIFRDRQAPARRFRMTRQAIDAKSGAFEAVFLMPLADDEPTADEPAASPLASLRPDVGLTRRESQVLDGIMNGKLNKVIAGELNISPKTVELHRANLMAKLRVHNVIELARAVLDNPPRVDDVAETESLRAI; from the coding sequence ATGGGCCTTGGACGTGGTTTGCCCGACAGTGCGCCCCTGTGCGGACTGGCCGAGGAAGTACTTGCTGCCCTGCCCTGGCCCTGCGCCGTGTGGCAGCGCGACAGTGGGCGCGTGGTGATGATCAACGGCGCCTTCCTGAGCGAGTTCGGCATCGGTCGAGGCCGTGCCGGCCCGACATGGATCGACAACCACCTCGAGCCCGTCGGCGACACGGGAGACGTCATCTTCCGTGACAGGCAGGCCCCGGCGCGGCGCTTCCGGATGACGCGACAGGCCATCGACGCGAAGTCCGGTGCCTTTGAAGCCGTCTTCCTGATGCCGCTGGCCGACGACGAGCCGACCGCCGATGAGCCGGCGGCAAGCCCGCTGGCCTCGCTGCGTCCCGATGTCGGACTGACGCGACGCGAGTCCCAGGTGCTCGACGGAATCATGAACGGCAAGCTCAACAAGGTCATCGCAGGCGAGCTCAACATCAGCCCGAAGACCGTCGAACTGCACCGGGCCAATTTGATGGCCAAACTACGGGTGCATAACGTGATCGAGCTGGCGCGGGCCGTGCTGGATAACCCACCACGCGTCGACGATGTGGCCGAAACGGAGTCCCTGCGGGCGATCTGA
- a CDS encoding RNA pyrophosphohydrolase, with protein MIDADGYRPNVGIVLLNGDGRLFWARRVNRDGWQFPQGGMRSDETPLEAMYRELEEETGLHAHHVEVLAETRGWLRYRLPSRFVRHHQRPTCIGQKQVWFLLRLTGSEDALKLDACEKPEFDSWRWVDFWYPANHVVNFKRQVYERALRQFAPTVEVTCSVTVGTCPQQAEALRLAQGGE; from the coding sequence ATGATCGACGCTGATGGCTATCGACCGAATGTGGGGATCGTTCTCCTCAATGGGGACGGCCGCCTGTTCTGGGCGCGTCGGGTGAACCGTGACGGCTGGCAGTTTCCGCAGGGAGGCATGCGCAGCGACGAGACCCCCCTGGAGGCGATGTACCGCGAGCTGGAGGAAGAAACCGGCCTGCACGCCCACCACGTCGAAGTGCTGGCCGAGACCCGGGGCTGGCTGCGCTACCGCCTGCCCAGCCGTTTTGTCCGCCACCACCAGCGCCCTACCTGCATCGGCCAGAAGCAGGTCTGGTTCCTGCTCCGGCTGACCGGCAGCGAGGACGCCCTGAAGCTCGATGCCTGCGAAAAGCCCGAGTTCGACTCCTGGCGCTGGGTGGATTTCTGGTACCCGGCCAATCATGTGGTGAACTTCAAGCGTCAGGTCTATGAGCGGGCCCTGCGCCAGTTCGCCCCGACGGTCGAGGTCACCTGCTCGGTCACGGTGGGCACCTGCCCCCAGCAAGCCGAGGCCTTGCGCCTGGCCCAGGGCGGCGAGTAG
- a CDS encoding (2Fe-2S)-binding protein: MYICMCNAVTDHAIRRAAAEGVESFAQLQARTGCSDCCGACEPEARQCLRDAVEQTRSVLTFLPTPA, encoded by the coding sequence ATGTACATCTGCATGTGCAATGCCGTCACCGATCACGCCATCCGCCGCGCCGCGGCCGAGGGCGTGGAGTCGTTTGCCCAGCTCCAGGCCCGCACGGGTTGCTCGGATTGCTGCGGCGCCTGCGAACCGGAAGCCCGCCAGTGCCTGCGTGACGCCGTCGAGCAGACCCGGTCGGTCCTGACCTTCCTGCCGACACCCGCCTGA
- the bfr gene encoding bacterioferritin, translating into MKGDAKVIEFLNKVLYNELAAINQYFLHYRMFKDWGYNELAKHEYEESIEEMKHADKLIERILFLDGLPNLQHLGKLRIGENVVEALQGDLDLEMIATKDLREAIAYSEGIHDFVSRDLFKFILGQEEEHIDWLETQFSLISDIGPERYMLSKVGKLSD; encoded by the coding sequence ATGAAGGGCGACGCAAAGGTCATCGAATTTCTCAACAAGGTGCTCTACAACGAGCTCGCCGCGATCAACCAGTACTTCCTGCATTACAGGATGTTCAAGGACTGGGGCTACAACGAACTCGCCAAACACGAGTACGAAGAGTCGATCGAGGAGATGAAGCACGCGGACAAGCTGATCGAGCGGATTCTCTTCCTCGACGGCCTGCCGAACCTTCAGCACCTGGGCAAGCTGCGCATCGGTGAGAACGTGGTCGAAGCCCTGCAGGGCGACCTCGATCTGGAGATGATCGCGACCAAGGACCTGCGTGAGGCGATCGCCTACAGCGAAGGCATCCACGATTTCGTCAGCCGCGACCTGTTCAAGTTCATCCTTGGCCAGGAAGAAGAGCACATCGACTGGCTCGAAACGCAGTTCAGCCTGATCTCGGACATCGGTCCGGAGCGGTACATGCTGAGCAAGGTGGGGAAGCTGTCGGATTGA